Proteins encoded by one window of Emticicia oligotrophica DSM 17448:
- a CDS encoding LysR substrate-binding domain-containing protein, which yields MNFQQLEYIIAVDKHRHFQKAADECCVTQATLSMMIKKLEEELEVVIFDRSKQPVIPTEAGKEIIGQAKIVLKETAFLKQLAKDTKFEVKGHLRIGIIPTLAPYLLPLFLYKLLKNNPQLKVKVSELNTNQIVEQLEKDLLDVGILATPINIEGLKEYPLFYEKLVVFVSDKETTLRKKFILPEEIDVNRLWLLEEGHCLRSQMMNLCELRKKNTDFGNLEYEAGSIESLLKIVEMNNGITVVPELAVINFDAKQKKQLREFKAPVPVREISLVTYRHFVKTRLLEVLAEEIKTGVSQVLPLKPDKQIVVEM from the coding sequence ATGAATTTTCAACAATTAGAATATATCATAGCGGTAGATAAGCATCGTCACTTCCAAAAGGCTGCTGATGAATGTTGTGTGACACAGGCTACACTGAGTATGATGATAAAAAAGCTGGAAGAAGAGCTTGAAGTAGTGATTTTCGACCGAAGTAAGCAACCTGTTATTCCAACCGAAGCTGGTAAGGAAATAATCGGACAAGCAAAGATAGTTTTGAAAGAAACTGCTTTTTTGAAGCAGTTAGCAAAAGATACCAAATTTGAAGTAAAAGGTCATTTACGAATTGGTATTATACCTACTTTAGCACCTTACTTATTGCCTTTGTTTTTATATAAGTTGCTCAAAAACAACCCTCAACTTAAGGTAAAAGTCAGTGAGTTGAATACGAATCAAATTGTAGAGCAACTCGAAAAAGATTTGCTTGATGTGGGGATTTTAGCAACACCCATAAATATTGAGGGGCTCAAAGAATATCCTCTTTTCTACGAAAAATTGGTAGTTTTTGTTTCTGACAAAGAAACCACACTCAGGAAAAAATTTATTTTACCCGAAGAAATAGATGTGAATCGACTTTGGCTTTTAGAGGAAGGTCATTGTTTACGTTCGCAGATGATGAATTTGTGTGAATTACGCAAAAAAAATACCGACTTTGGTAATCTCGAATATGAAGCTGGAAGTATAGAATCGTTGTTGAAAATTGTAGAAATGAATAATGGTATTACGGTTGTACCCGAATTGGCTGTTATCAATTTTGATGCTAAGCAAAAGAAACAGTTACGTGAGTTTAAAGCCCCCGTTCCTGTACGAGAAATTAGCTTGGTTACTTACCGACATTTCGTAAAAACGCGTTTATTGGAAGTGCTTGCTGAGGAAATAAAAACAGGTGTTTCTCAAGTACTGCCCCTAAAACCCGATAAGCAAATAGTAGTAGAAATGTAA
- a CDS encoding ribonucleotide-diphosphate reductase subunit beta — MTDAELLQVEPLLIEDKTRFVLFPIKHNDIWEFYKKHEASFWTAEEIDLSPDLQDWAKLSDGERHFISHVLAFFAASDGIVNENLAVNFISRVQFAEAKCFYGFQIMMENIHSETYSLLIDTYIKDAVERDKMLNAIDHIPCVKKKADWALKWIEQGNFIDRLLAFAVVEGIFFSGSFCSIFWLKKRGLMPGLTFSNELISRDEGLHRDFACLLYTQYIQNKYPADKVYSLVRDAVEIEKEFVTDALPVSLIGMNAELMCQYIEFVADHLLESLGLNKIYNAANPFDFMDMISLQGKTNFFEKRVGEYQKSGVMSQKSDMAFSLDEDF; from the coding sequence ATGACTGACGCTGAACTATTACAAGTTGAACCTCTTCTGATTGAAGACAAAACTCGTTTCGTTCTATTCCCAATCAAACACAACGATATTTGGGAATTTTATAAAAAACATGAGGCATCTTTCTGGACAGCCGAAGAAATTGACCTCTCACCAGATTTACAAGACTGGGCAAAATTAAGCGATGGTGAACGCCACTTTATTTCTCATGTACTAGCATTTTTTGCCGCATCTGATGGCATCGTAAATGAAAACTTAGCGGTAAACTTTATCTCTCGCGTACAATTTGCCGAAGCTAAATGTTTTTATGGTTTCCAAATTATGATGGAAAACATTCACTCCGAAACTTACTCTTTATTGATTGATACCTATATCAAAGATGCGGTAGAAAGAGATAAAATGTTAAATGCTATCGACCATATTCCATGCGTAAAGAAAAAGGCCGATTGGGCATTGAAATGGATTGAGCAAGGAAACTTCATCGACCGCTTATTGGCATTTGCCGTAGTGGAAGGAATATTCTTCTCAGGTTCTTTCTGCTCTATTTTCTGGTTGAAAAAGCGTGGTTTAATGCCAGGCCTTACTTTCTCGAATGAGCTTATTTCTCGTGATGAAGGCTTACACCGTGATTTCGCTTGTTTACTTTATACACAATACATTCAAAATAAATATCCAGCCGATAAAGTGTATTCTTTGGTACGTGATGCGGTAGAAATTGAGAAAGAATTTGTAACTGATGCTCTTCCTGTTTCATTAATTGGTATGAATGCCGAATTGATGTGTCAGTACATTGAATTCGTAGCCGACCACCTCTTAGAGTCTTTAGGCTTGAACAAAATTTATAATGCTGCCAATCCGTTCGATTTCATGGATATGATTTCACTTCAAGGAAAAACTAACTTCTTTGAAAAACGCGTAGGCGAATACCAAAAGTCTGGTGTGATGTCGCAAAAGAGCGATATGGCATTCTCTTTAGATGAAGATTTCTAA